The Pirellulales bacterium genome includes the window CAAGGTGCAGGTGGCGTACATCGTGGCCGAAGGCCCGATCAGCTATGCCGGTTTGATCGGCCGGCAGGGCGCCAACTATGGCGTACAGGGAGTGCTTGCCATCCCCGAGCCCTCGACCGCGATCCTGCTGGGTCTGGGCGGGTTGGCGATGATCGGTATCGCACGTCGGCGAAGCCGCACGGGCCGCTAGGCTCGCGCGTGCTTCTTGACTGGCATTGGGCCAGGCCGGCGCGGGGCACGCCGGTGAAGGGAATGAACGGGGCAAGCGACTTTTCTGAATCCTGATCTTTTTAACAACTTCTCATCAACATTTTTACGAAGGCGAGGGAGCTACATGAATATCCGCAAAACGTTGGTCCTGGCCATGAGCATGGTCCTGGTCGCGCAGTACGCGCAGGCAGTCCCGGTGACGTTCACCATCGATCCACAACTCAGCACGCTCGATCTAAGTTCCTATGTGCCAGATTTCAATCTCGGGTCGACACCTCAGGGCGACATGCTAGTTGCCCTTGGCTATCCGTCTTCACACGCTGGCTATTCGACCGGCGGCCTCTCATTCTACACGGGCACGATCAATGCCGACGTGGTGCCCGGCAGTTCGATTCAATTCACCGGTTCGAGCCTGATCGACGCGAACATCACAGATGACGGTCAGGGATGGGCGCCGGACATCAACAACAACCCAGCAAATGTCACCGTTCCGACATTGACCTTCGCTTCGGCCGATTACGGATTCACCTTTGCGACCATAGTTTGGGCGTCGCTCAAGGATTTTCAGCTCGACATCACGAGCGGCTCGCTGGCGTTGACCGGGAACAACTTTCCAGGGACGCAAACGCTAACGGCGATTGGTGGCGATCTGGCCTACACCGATGTGATTAATGGCGGCTTTGTCAGCCCCGGTAACTCGTCGCTCATCGGCTTGGCGCTGGCTAATAACGCCGCGAACGGGACGCTGACGCAGTTGGGGAACAATCTCACTTTGACGATCCCCGTGAGCGTGTCGCAACCAGTGGACATCGACGGCACCGGGGTCGACCTGATCGTGGCTGGGACGTTGGTCGCCACCGCAGTGATCCCCGAGCCGAGCACGCTGCTACTGGCGGGCATGGGCGCGGTGGGCGTAGGCCTATTGGCCGCGCGGCGACGTCGCCGGAGCTAACCCGCTAGAAGTGGGGGGACAATTTGTCAAGCAGAAATTTATTGCAACCAGAACCCTTAGCATGATACCTTATGCACGTTGGAGCCTTGCTTGCGAGGCTCCAACGTGTCTTTTCGCAAACGGCCCGGTTCCGGGCCTAAACTGTTCGAACCAGTACTCAGCGCCCGCCAGGTTGGCGGTTGCTGTTATGCCTCGCAGGGGCGATCGCCCAAAACTACTTCGGGAGCTACATCCGATGAAGCGCACTCGTCCAATTAGAAATTTTGCGGCCGTTGCCGCATTGGCGTTGGTTGCCGCAGCGACCAGCGCGGCCCACGCGCAAAGCGTGATGGCGACCTTTACCTTGAACCCAAACCAAACAATCGTCGGCGCCGGTTCGGTGCGCGGCGACTTTGGCAACGGAGTGGCGACGATCAACTTGATTGGGCAATTCGTGATCGGTCAGCCGCAGAACGGCGCCAATGGCAAGTGGGGTGGGACATTCGACGCGCAGGTGGGCTACAACACATCTGGCGCGCCGATCCGCATGAATCTGCAAAGCGCCGCCATCGACCCGATTGCGACCACGAACAACCTGGGAGGGTGGCTGCCTTCGGGTTGGGATCCCAACACGGGAACCTATGTCGACGGACAACGCGCGCCAGCGGATTATGCTCACACGCTGCCGGGTTTTACGTTCTCCTCGATGCGCGACATGAAGCTTACGACAATTAGCGGTGGCAACAACGCGATTTCTGGCACTAACCTGGCAACGACCGACTTTGGTTTGAAGTTCACCGGTGGCATACTCGACCTGAATGCCAAGGCGCTGGGCACGGTTTCTCAGGATGTGCTCACCACCGAGATCGTCGCATTTGAAGAGAATAACCTGGGCGAAATCGTATGGCGGGAGAAGACGGGTGAGCAGACCATTAACGGCAACACAGTGCCGATCTACGGCGCCGAGACCACGCCGTTTGTTTCTGGCGAACCGGCAAAGCTGTACGATATGGTGACCGGCTTGCCATTGCAGCAGGTGTTTCACAACACTGGGGCGGCGGGTACGTTCACCTCGACCTTGCAAAGCGGCAGCACCTACGACATCTCGACGTCGATTCCGCTCAGCACGACGGCCAAGTTCTTCCTCGGCGATTTCGAGGTGAGCTTTGGCTTCTCTGGCACGCTGATCGGCACGACGACCATCACATTGCCGGCGCTGGGCGACTCGAATGGCGACGGCAAGGTGAACGGCGCCGACTACACGAACTGGGCGGACAACTTCAACAAGTTCAACACCACGGCCGACGGGCTGAATTCGCAAGGCGATTTCAACGGCGACGGCAAGGTGGATGGCGCCGACTACACGATTTGGGCGGACCACTTCAGTCCCGGCAGCGCCGCGCTGCCGATCCCCGAACCGGCCAGCCTGGTGCTGGGACTCTTGGGCGCCGCGGGGGTGGCGGTGATCGCCGCGCGTCGTCGCAAGAACTAGCGTCAGAGTTAAATTTCGCCCTGCCTGGCGTCCGAAGCCAAATCGGTCCAGGCAGGGCGTTCGGAACAACCGAAGACCCGTACAACTGACAACAGGAGGACAAAACAACGCGAGCAACCGCCCCTGGCCTGGAACTCCAGCGGCGGCTACCACAGGGAACGCACCGGAACAGAGAGGACTGCCATGCACTCCCCGAAAGAGGGATTGGCAGTTGGGTTTGAGACTGATCGGCTAGCAAGAGTCGATTCGATCTGGATCGACAAATGACTTTGATTGCGTCTCAGTACTGGATTCGCAGCCTGCGGGCAACGGCTCATGCCAGTTGTTCGGCCACCGGCCGCGAATCTTGAGTCGGACGCCGAAAGAAAGACTTTTCCGTTTTCGACACTCGTCACCCAATTTCCGGGGAAACACACATGGTCTCGCACACGCACAATCGCCCCAGGCGCGGCTTCACGCTGGTTGAACTACTGGTCGTGATCGCCATCATCGGGATTCTTATCGCGCTGTTATTGCCCGCCGTGCAGCAAGCGCGCGAAGCGGCCCGCCGCATGCAGTGCACCAACAACATGAAGCAGTTGGGCATCTCGCTGCACAACTACCACTCGACGACCGGGTCGCTGCCGACCAACTTTATCTACGACATCAGCCCGGCGCGCATCGCCGCGGGCACCACCGACTGGTTCACGAACGCGTGCTGGATGCTGCTGCCGTATCTGGAACAGCAGCAGATTGCGCAACTCTACAACCCGCGGCTGATCTGGTATGACAATCCGCCGCAGGCCGCCGAAAAGGTGATTCCGAGCTTCGAGTGCCCGTCGAATTCGAAGCCGAACCCGATCACCGACTCGTACGGCCCTGCCAAATCGTTCGCCACGCTTGGCCTGAATATTGGCAGCACGTTCGGCCTGATTGACTATGTGTTCTGCAAGGGAGTGACTGACGCCTGGTGCTTGAACGGGCGTTCGGCGCCGCCGCGCGAGATGGGGATGTTCAATGTGAACCTGACGACCAAGTTCCGCGACATCCGGGACGGTCTGAGCAACACGATCATGATGGGCGAAGCGGCACAAGGACCGCTGTGGCGGTTGACGCAGGATCGTTGGGTGTTGGCCGAACAGCAACCGGGGGGGCCGCAGCCCACACCGGTGCCGGTGGTTCCAGCAGAAACTGGCGGTTTTGGCGACATGTTCGCCACCAACGCTTGGCCGGCTGGCCAGCCGAACATCACGACTGTCCGCGATGCTCAAAAGCTGTACGTGACGACGATCTCGGGCTGCACACGCGACCCGATGAACCGCAAACTGACGACCCATACACTGGTCGATGAGAACGTGTTTTACTCCTCGTCGGCCTCGTGCCTGAGTTCGATCAGCGGCGGCACGCACTTCAGCAGCGGCTTCCGCAGCGATCATCCGGGTGGCGCCAACTTCCTGTTTGGCGATGGATCGGTGCATTTCCTGCAGGACACCATTGAATTTCGTCTGCCGACCGGAGCCACCAACACAATGGGCCTGCCGAACAACGTGCAGGCGGGCATTTACCAGGCGCTGTCAACGATCGCTGGCAACGAACCAGCGGCAATTCCGCAGTAGTCATCCACAACAATGAGGACTGGATTCCTAAGACGAACGCTTAAGAGGAGCTATTGGAGACGTTCATGCGGAAGTTATTGATCGCAGGTTTGTTGCTGGGGAGCGGAACGCTGATGGGATGCGGAGACGACATTCCACCAGCCCCCGTGGTTGAGCAGAAGACCGTCATTCCGGATTTGATCAAGGGATTAGATTCGCAGTCGGCATTTGGTCGCCGATTCTCGGCTCGCCGCTTGGGTGAGCTGGGCGACATGGCCAAGGAGGCAATTCCGGCCTTGAAAGCGGCTGCGAAGAAACACCCTGACATCAAGAAGGACTGCGAGGAATCGATCGCCAAGATCGAGGGTCGAGCCCCGGCCGCGCCTGCCAAATAGGCTGGCGAGTCGAGAAAGTTCGAAGTTTGACGCGGGCGCGGTTGAGCCAATCAGCCGCGCCCGTTTTTATTGGGCGCTCAGCCGGGGATGCGGAGCGTTTGGCCGTCGAACTTCAGTTCCATGCCCGCGGGGAGCTTGATGCCGAAGGGGTCGGCCAGTAGCGCCAAGAGTTCGGCGTCGTCGGCGACGACACGGCTGGTGGCGCGGTCTGGCAAGGCGTGGATGTACTCGCGACCGCGGAACAGGTGCCGTCCCTCGGTCGTGGCGCGCTGGGCAGTGAGGGACTTGACGAAGATGGAGTCAGGATGGGTGGAGACGTAGTAACTGCCGACCTCGTAATCGATTTGCTCCTGCGGCTCCAGCGAGAAGGCGTAGAGGTCGAGCCAGGCGCCCGCTTGCCACGACTGAAGCGCGTAGAGTCCGGCCTCCTCGACCAGGCGGTATTGCCAGCCGAACTGTTCGCTGGTTTCGCCGGGCTGAAAGGGGATGGGTCGGATCAGTCCCTCGGCGCCAAAGCCAACATCGGCCAGATAAGGGCCGTCTTCGGTCTGCACTTTGAGCAGCATGTGGGTACGGGCGTTCAGTCGCTGCGAGCGATAGCGCACGCGGGCGGCCAGCCGGGTGACGCGGTAGCCTGCCCGTTCGAGCACGGCCGCCAGCAGCAGATTGTGCTCGAAACAATAGCCGCCGCGGCGCTGGCCGACGAGCTTGGCGAAGAGGCTTTCGAGATCGAGTCGAATGGGTCGGCCGGCGAGGACGTCGAGGTTTTCGAACGGGATGTGCGTGGCATGGGCCTGATGCAACTCGGCGAGCGAGGCGGCGCTGGGAGTGAGCCGCCCGCGAAAACCGATGCGGCCCAAGTAGCCGACCAATTCCAATGAGGACACCGCTTGTCTCAAGATCTTCTCCCTCCTCGCGAACTCGCTTGCGAACGCGGCTGTCTGGCACATGGCACGGCCGCCGCGTTTTCTCTATCGTAGGACGCCAGCATGAACGTGGAAGCGCGAATCGCGAAAACCGAGGATTTGGCGGGGATTTTGGGGGTAGTGCGGCAGGCGTTTGGCCGGGCGGACGAGGCCGACCTGGTGGCCGCCCTTGTGGCGGCGGGCGACGCGCGACTATCGCTAGTGGCCGCGGACGGCGAACAGGTGGTGGGTCATGTGCTGTTTAGCGACATGGCGATCGTCGGCGACAAATGGACAACGCCAGCTTTGGCCTTGGCGCCTTTGGCCGTGCTGCCGGCGCGGCAGTACCAGGGGATTGGTTCGCTGCTCGTGCGGCGGGGATTGGAACTGGTCAGGGAGGCGGGGCATCGGATCGTGCTGGTATTGGGTCACGCGGAGTATTATCCGCGGTTTGGGTTTTCAA containing:
- a CDS encoding N-acetyltransferase, whose product is MNVEARIAKTEDLAGILGVVRQAFGRADEADLVAALVAAGDARLSLVAADGEQVVGHVLFSDMAIVGDKWTTPALALAPLAVLPARQYQGIGSLLVRRGLELVREAGHRIVLVLGHAEYYPRFGFSTSAAAAIETPFDPAHFMGLELTPGALHGVAGRVRYAAAFGVE
- a CDS encoding PEP-CTERM sorting domain-containing protein, which gives rise to MNPNQTIVGAGSVRGDFGNGVATINLIGQFVIGQPQNGANGKWGGTFDAQVGYNTSGAPIRMNLQSAAIDPIATTNNLGGWLPSGWDPNTGTYVDGQRAPADYAHTLPGFTFSSMRDMKLTTISGGNNAISGTNLATTDFGLKFTGGILDLNAKALGTVSQDVLTTEIVAFEENNLGEIVWREKTGEQTINGNTVPIYGAETTPFVSGEPAKLYDMVTGLPLQQVFHNTGAAGTFTSTLQSGSTYDISTSIPLSTTAKFFLGDFEVSFGFSGTLIGTTTITLPALGDSNGDGKVNGADYTNWADNFNKFNTTADGLNSQGDFNGDGKVDGADYTIWADHFSPGSAALPIPEPASLVLGLLGAAGVAVIAARRRKN
- a CDS encoding arylamine N-acetyltransferase, with protein sequence MRQAVSSLELVGYLGRIGFRGRLTPSAASLAELHQAHATHIPFENLDVLAGRPIRLDLESLFAKLVGQRRGGYCFEHNLLLAAVLERAGYRVTRLAARVRYRSQRLNARTHMLLKVQTEDGPYLADVGFGAEGLIRPIPFQPGETSEQFGWQYRLVEEAGLYALQSWQAGAWLDLYAFSLEPQEQIDYEVGSYYVSTHPDSIFVKSLTAQRATTEGRHLFRGREYIHALPDRATSRVVADDAELLALLADPFGIKLPAGMELKFDGQTLRIPG
- a CDS encoding DUF1559 domain-containing protein; protein product: MVSHTHNRPRRGFTLVELLVVIAIIGILIALLLPAVQQAREAARRMQCTNNMKQLGISLHNYHSTTGSLPTNFIYDISPARIAAGTTDWFTNACWMLLPYLEQQQIAQLYNPRLIWYDNPPQAAEKVIPSFECPSNSKPNPITDSYGPAKSFATLGLNIGSTFGLIDYVFCKGVTDAWCLNGRSAPPREMGMFNVNLTTKFRDIRDGLSNTIMMGEAAQGPLWRLTQDRWVLAEQQPGGPQPTPVPVVPAETGGFGDMFATNAWPAGQPNITTVRDAQKLYVTTISGCTRDPMNRKLTTHTLVDENVFYSSSASCLSSISGGTHFSSGFRSDHPGGANFLFGDGSVHFLQDTIEFRLPTGATNTMGLPNNVQAGIYQALSTIAGNEPAAIPQ
- a CDS encoding PEP-CTERM sorting domain-containing protein, yielding MNIRKTLVLAMSMVLVAQYAQAVPVTFTIDPQLSTLDLSSYVPDFNLGSTPQGDMLVALGYPSSHAGYSTGGLSFYTGTINADVVPGSSIQFTGSSLIDANITDDGQGWAPDINNNPANVTVPTLTFASADYGFTFATIVWASLKDFQLDITSGSLALTGNNFPGTQTLTAIGGDLAYTDVINGGFVSPGNSSLIGLALANNAANGTLTQLGNNLTLTIPVSVSQPVDIDGTGVDLIVAGTLVATAVIPEPSTLLLAGMGAVGVGLLAARRRRRS